The Anguilla rostrata isolate EN2019 chromosome 2, ASM1855537v3, whole genome shotgun sequence genome contains the following window.
TCTAATTGAACATCTGCTCCAGATTCACCCAttcattaacactgaaaatattgGTACTCTTGTTTGATGAAGCTTTGGCTTGATTATTGTAGTGTGCCCTGTTTGTGCAGTTTGTGGTTATTGTTAGCCCGAGCCTCATGTTGCAGGTCCTGTATACGTGTTAACCCCTCGCACCCCGTCCTCATTACAGGGCAATTCTGGGAAAAAGAAACGGAAAGACAGAATGCAAGATCTGATCGACATCGGTTTCGGCTATGACGAGAGTGACCCATTCATTGACAACTCGGAGGCTGTAAGGACCTTTAATGCCTGTTATTACCCCATTACTGCTTTCACGCTAAAAACGATAGCTTCAATGGTGTACAAgctctggttaaaaaaaaaaaaaaaaattctttttccaggcatttgcattttgtttttcctaaaGGCTAATGTCTGCCACTGCTCTATAAATGAACAGCTGAGACGTTTTCAGCAGCCTGGCTCATTAGAGACATGCCACCTTTGCAGCGATCTCCTCCTTTGTCGTTTTGACAAGCGAACGCGGGACGCGAAGACCATGTGAAGCTCCCCTGTAGCCCGCGGGTGGCGGATGCGGGTGTGTACGGTGTCTTGACTGCGGCCCCCGCTTGCGTTCACAGTACGACGAGCTGGTCCCGGCCTCTCTCACCACCAAGCTGGGCGGGTTCTACATCAACACGGGAACGCTGCAGTTCCGCGCCGCGTCCGAGTCCGAGGGGGAGGACGGCGGGAAGGATGGGAAGGCTCGCAGGGTGAGTTCTGCGCCCCTCCGAGGCGACGTGCCGTTTCTAGCCGTGCCCTGCGCCCTCCCGAAACGAGGCTGTGCCGGCGCGATCCGGTCCGCTACGTCCCGAACCGTTCGCCCGTTCTGGGAACGGAACTCACCGACCGCCTCTGCTTCGCTTACAGCCGCTGAAGGACGGAGAGGAGCAGGTCATGAAGAAACGGAAGAGAAAAGAAGGGAGCAGTGCGGAGGAGAAGAAGCCCAGGAAGACCAAAGTGCCGAAGCAAGGGTGAGAGGCTACCTGTGCTAACGCTGCTATACAACCACACCTGCAGGAGGGAACCCTGGCGTGTTGcccgtatatgtgtgtgcgtgcgtgcgtgcgtgcgtgcgtgcgtgcgtgcgtgcgtgcctgcctgcctgtatCTGCTTGAGAGTGGGCTGCCCCATAGACTGAACCCTGTGGTTTCCTCAAAGGTGTGGGCTTTTAACTTTTAACTAGTTATGTCCTGAATTCGTACTGGTCCGGCGGCCCTCCACCAGCCACTTTGCTGAACAAAGGTCTTGCGCGTTACGCGTTGTAACGAGGGCCAGTGTCAATGTCCATGGAAACGTCCGCTAGCGAATCGCTGGGCTGCAACCAGGGCAGGATAAGCTATCCTGTTTATCCTGGTCATAAGACCTGGTCAACATGAGGGGCTGATAGAGGAACGCAGCGCTGTTGATAAAGTGGTACGCAGTGCAGAGAGTACATACCGGGCAGATAGTGTCATCTGTGCCTTGagaaggtgatttttttttgttcgcgAGGATTCAAGCTTTTGTACTTTTTGCGGTTGACGTGCTGTTCCTTCCCTGTGAAATTCGTGACTCTGTCACTTCGGTGCCCGCGGCTCGGACTTGGCACGGGTGGGAAATTAGATTGCCGGAGCAGAAGCTGTATAATGGCGGTCATGCGCTGGAAAGCTGTGAGTGAGTTTagactgaaatgtaattttgcccttcagttaaaaataaatcctcAAACTAACATCGTGTAACTCAGAATAATGAGTCATTTTTAGTGAGGCGTTCTCGGGAAGTCCAGAGAAGGGAGGtaatgctgctgctgatgtgggTGTTCTGCTGTTACCTGGCAGGGGGCTGCAAATGTAAACTGGATTATACAGTTCCAGTGCAATGCAGTTTTCTgaattttaaggtgaaaatagCTAGTAGCATCTGCTAATATTTGTCTGTCCAGAATGAGCGGGAAggtgccattgtttttttttaagcaaaggGCATTCTTATATGTATATGTCTTTGTAAATGTGAGGTAAAGTTAAAATCGAGGAAGTAATTTGAATTCAGCAGTTTGTTAATATAatcacagttgtgtgtgtgtgtgtgtgtgtgtgtgtgtgtgtacaaaacGGTGCCGGAGTTTCTTGGGTGGAACGTGTTTGTAGGGCGTCATTCGCTggatctggagagagagagatggcgaTGGCGCTGTTATTTATAGCAGCTGAACGCACCTGTCCTGCCCAGctctgccgctctctctctctctctctcgcactgccgctctctctctctctctctcagccccccgctctctctctcctcctgcctcaGGGCGAGCGGCCTGAGCGTGCACCGCCCGGAGAAGAAGAAGCGCAAGAAGCTGATGAAGGACTCGCTGTGCCTGGCCGCCATGCTGCGCCGCTTCACGCGCGAGAAGGAGGAGCTTCGCAAGAAGatcagcggcggcggcggcggcggcgggggggcgctgCCCGCGGGCGGAGGGGCGGCCGCCAACGCGCCCCGCGCCAACCACGCGCTCCACAACTCCCAGCTGcacccccacgcccacccccacccgcacccccaccccgccggcAACGACATGGCCATGGCGGACCTGAGCGACCCGGCCGTCCTGTCGCTGCTGGGCTCCACCAGCGAGAGCGAGCTGCAGGACCTCCTGGAGGACCTGGACTTCAGCCTGCTGGACTCCGCCTCCCTGTCCTGCGGCCCCGCCCAGCGGGAGAACGGCCTGCTGGGAGCGGGGCCGCTGGCGGGcccgagggcggggccgggcgctctggggaggggggcggggccgctgGGGGCCGCCGCGGGcctcctgaccccgcccccgcctctcCCCGACGGGCTGCCGCCCCCCCTCACGAAGCGGATCGAGGACCTGCGTGCCGTGagtcttgtttttaaaactttatttgcaACGCGAGTTACAGACAGTGTCAcagacagattattttttttcttgtcataTTTCTCATGGATTTGTTTAACGCTCCTTGACAGGCTGTTGCGTGTGAAAGGgagcagagagatagagagaggcaTGCTggcagaggagaagagagagaggaagagagtgagaatgtacaggagggaggtggagagataATGTAGAGGCAGAGAGATGGAGGCGGGTAGGGCTTGGTGGGACCGCTGAGTGGAAGGATGTGGTTGGTATTTCTGCAAACGGCTCCATTTTGGCCTGCGGGTTCACTTTGGTGCCTCAGCAGATGGGAGCTGCGTTCAGGCCCTGCGGGGAGCCTAATCTTTTACACCCGTCTGTGCTCAGGCGTCCCGGCAGTTTGACcaggaagggaggaagaaatTCTTCACCCTGGATATGAACAACATCCTCCTGGAGTGAGTCCCACTTCCTGTCATGCTCATTGCCAACACGTAGAAACCTATATTCTGATACATGGTCTCGCCCTTCTGCAGCAAATAAAAGCCACACTAGTCAATGTTGACCTAAAGATATTTACCATTGTGTGGCTCTGTAAACAGAATGCTCCAGTAATGGGGAATCACAGTATGTGCATCCGTCTGTTTGTTcgtctgtccatccatctgttCCTGTgtccagaaatatttttgttaggACTGTTGAACTGCGTGATTCAAAAATGATGCACCTTGGTTTTTCTGCTAGGAGgagtttaaatgtgtttgtatgtaaaaTTTGAGCAGTTACTGGATCAAAAGCAGTGTACACAAGGATGAGCATAGAGCTCTCGTATTATAACCATATCTCCCTATGCCAGGCTGCACAGTTTCAGAGCTGAtaaggtgtggtgtgtgtgtgtgtgtgtgtgtgtgtgtgtgtttgtgtaatgagtgtatgtgtgtgtgtgtaatgtgtgtgtaattgtggtagagtgtgtatgtgtgtgtgtaatgtgtgtgtgtgtgggtgtaatgtgtgtgtaattgtggtagagcgtgtatgtgtgtgtgtaatgtgtgtgtgtgtgtgtgtaattgtgtgtgtgtgtatggtgtgtgtgtgtgtaatgtgtgtgtgtgtgtgtgtgtgtgtaattgtggtagagtgtgtatgtgtgtatgtgtgtgtgtaacgtgtgtgtgtgtgggtgtaatgtgtgtgtaattgtggtAGGGTGCctaacgtctctctctctctcagtattgAGCTGCAGGTGCAGGAGCAGCCGGCTGCAGTGCGCTCTGCAGTGTACTCCCACCTGGAGGCCTTTGTTCCCTGCAACAAGGAAGCACTGCTCAAACGCCTCAAGAAGCTCAGCCTCAATATCCAGgtgaggagctgtgtgtgcctgtgtgtgtgtgtgtgtgcctgtgcgcgcctgtgtgtgcatgcctgtgtgtgtgcatgcctgtgtgtgtgcacgcctgtgtgtgtgcacgtgcctgtgtgtgtgtgtgtgtgcgcctgtgtgcgtgcgtgtgtgtgtgtgtgtgtgtgtgtgtgtgcgtgcgtgcgtgtgcattcCCTGCAGTGCTGCGGTGTCTCTGCAGCactgggctgctctgctctcctctctcctcttcgcTCAGGAGGGGATGTGTTTGTACTGTCACATGGAGCCCTGCCAGGGTTTGATCATGTGGAGCTGTACTGGCTCAGACTGCTGTAgcctcacagagacacacacagacacacgcacacacacacacacacacacacacacacaggcacacacacacacacacacacacacacacacaagcactctctcttgttctcttgcTCCATCTGTCTCCATGTCTCTCAGGACGATCGGTTGCGGACTCCCCTGTTGAAGCTGAAGTTGGCCGTGTGCAGTGTGATGCCCGAGCAGATCGCCAGATACAACATGGACTGCATAGCCAAGGCCGCCAAGTAAagccctctctcacccctgtgtgtgtgtgtgtgtgtgactccacccctgtgtgtgtgtgtgtgtctgtgtgtgtgtgagactccatccctgtgtgtgtgtgtgtctgtgagagagtccatccctgtgtttgtgtgtatgtgactccacccctgtctgtgtgtgtgtgtgtgtgtgaggctccacccctgtgtgtgtgtgagtccacccgtgtgtgtgtgtgtgagtccatccctgtgtgtgtgtgtgtgtgtgtgtgagtccatccctgtgtgtgtgtgtgtgagagagtccatccctgtgtgtgtgtgtgtgtgagaggtcttgtgtgtgtgtgtgtgtgtgtgtgtgtgtgtgtgtgtgtgtgtgtgtgtgtgtgtgtgtgtgtgtgtgtgtgtgtgtgtgtgtgtgtgtgtgtgtgtgtgtgtgtgtgtgtgtgtgtgtgtgttttcatgctcctgtgtgtgtttacaggcaGCAGtcggaggagggagagaagaacggctcagaggaagaggatgaggagaagCCGGGGAAGAGGGTGATGGGGCCGCGCAAGAAGTTTGTGTGGGACGACCGGCTCAGGTGGGTACTGCTGACACCCCTGCGGTCACACTGGCCCTCATCACCGTCCTGAGCCTGACTGTGCCTGGGGTCACTCTGGTTCCTCTGGGCCTGGAGAAGGCTTATTGAGAACATGGCGTATTAGACATCCCACACGTGAAGCACCGTGTGTGTCTCACCGCTCAGTTTGAGCAGCCTGTGTCGGGCGTGGTCTGGCCCGAGTGTTAGCGCATGCTGTCGGCCTGCCTGTGTCCtcgtgctgtgtgctgtgtgcgacTTAAAGTTGCcttagtcgctctggataacatcggctaagtgcctgtaatgtgatgtgatgtaatgtagtgttatgtaatgtagtgtaatgtagtgtagtgtaatgtattgtattgtgctgtaatgtagtgtaatgtattgtattgtaatggactgtaatatactgtaatgtgctgtaatgtagtttagtgtaatgtactgtactgtaatataatttagtgtaatgtactgtactgtaatgtagtgtaatgtagtgtagtgtgctgtaatgtagagtaatgtagtgtaatgtaatgtgctgtattGTGCTGGGGCTGTTGCAGGACCCTGCTGTGTAACCTGGTTCGGGTGAAGCTGGGCTGCTATGCGCTGGAGGCCCAGTGCTCTCTGTCTGCAGAGGACTATCTCAAAGCCTTCATGGAGAACGAGGTCAAGCCCCTCTGGCCCAAGGGCTGGATGCAGGCCAggtgtgttcacgtgtgtgtgcgtgcgtgtgtgtgatgcttgTGGACGTGTGTGTTTGGTAAAGTTTGCTTTTCccatgttctgtgtgtgtgtgtgagaggtgttcATGCTGAGCCTGTGTGCTTCTTCTCTCTCAGGATGCTGTTTAAGGAAAGCCGCTCGGTacacagtcacatgaccggaAACCTGTAAGTTTATCTATCACACCATCTCACATTTCTACTGTTACTCTTGGAACTCCCAAATGTTTTACCAGTACAGAAAGCAGCAAATGTGTGCTGATGAATGTCAAATTTGATAAAAATGTGTTACCATTCATTATTAATGAGTACATTCATAATACTACACTGCATTAATATGATATGAATACGAGATGACTTGAGAATGTGCATTAAGCACCATTCAATTCTCACGCACATTATTTGACTTATTTTACACTGCTGAAAAGGTCAGTTGCAGTGCACTTCTGAATACGGATCATTTTCTTAGCTAATGGACTTTGAGCAAAGGTGATTCATAGGCAAGCGATGTTGTCGTTCTGCAGGAATATCAGACCCATTATCATAATTAAAGCAGGCGATAAATGCCCTTCCCTTTGTTTAACTCCAGAGCCAAGAAGAAGATTGTCCCCACGCAGAAGGCCAAGGCCAAGGTGAGTGCTCATCTGCTAGCCTACTAGCCTGTTAGCGATGGCTGCTTGTTTCTTCTGTGCCTCTTCATGGCACAGCCTGGTTAAAACATGCCATTCCTACCTCCActacttgtgtttgttttgaggTGTGGTGTAGCAAAGTACAGGTTTACCTTAAACGATGCTGTGGGACGTAGTGGGGGCGGAGGTGAATTTGGAACTCTAAACTGTGGACGGGGGAAGAACAGCGGAAgtcttcccctccctcagccccacTGTCCTGTGTGTCGTACTGCAGCACAAAGCCAAGGGGTAGTCATTATGCACCAGTGCTATGGGAGCTCTGCTTTATCCAGTCTCTCTGTAGGCCCCacagtgtactgtgtgttttaatagacggacggagtgtagcacagtgggtaaggaactgggcttgtaaccgaaaggtcgcaggtttgattccctaaGCCACTGCCGTTGCTACCTGAGCAAAGTTCTTAAGGGTATGCTCAGTTATCACCAGTGTACATGTAGAATTGCTATGTAACAGTTTGTAAGTGCCCACAGTACGTTGTTAATCCGTATGTAATGTTTGCCTTTCCCTTCTCCCTGTGCTACAGGAGGGTGCCTGGGTCCAGAtgtccacccccacctcctccgcggcggccacgccctccccggcccccgcccccgccgtgcgccggcccctcccctcctccccctcggAGACCATCTGCCTGTCGGACTCCCTGGACGACGACCTGATGGCGCCCTCGCTGGACTCCATCTCGCACGCCCTGGCGCTGCTGGGCAGCGCGGCCAAGGACCTGGTGCAGAGCGACGGCCCGCCTTCCCCCCCGGGCCCCCACGCCCACCGGCCcggcggctccgcccccgcctcgCTGGCCACGCCCCACTACGCCTCCCTGCTCTCGCACCCCCTCCTGGGGAAGAAGGAGGCCCCCGCCATGTCCTCGGGTGGGGTGGGCGTCGCGACTACCTCTCcgtccccctcttcctcctcctcctcgtcctcggcTCGGAgcgaggggctggggggggcgaaGGCGGCGGGGTCGCTGGTGCAGGCTCACAGACTCGCTCTCAGCTCCGCGCACAGGCCCGGCGTCTCTGCCATCAACAGACTCAGCCTGCCCAACTCGCCCTCTCCCCCAAAGCCacggcccccccccaccgcctccccgCTGCTGCCCCCCCAGCAGAAGTCCTTCTGCTCCCCGGGGGTGAAGGCAGGGGGGGCCGCCCCTCCCTCTGGACTGGTGAAGGGCGGCGGTAAGGCGGGGGCTGctaactgcagta
Protein-coding sequences here:
- the ubn2a gene encoding ubinuclein-2a isoform X2; this encodes MAEPRKVPFVTLSAFAAGPASEPRKCRHEDEAGINLEESTAVGTTPTGAGDGGLFGKASDGDNGEPRGITVRLNLCLSEPSDQASAEFNYSELVQSIQVKKAPPQALTPACDPNDPFADEEKERQEVEALAKKFESKYGNSGKKKRKDRMQDLIDIGFGYDESDPFIDNSEAYDELVPASLTTKLGGFYINTGTLQFRAASESEGEDGGKDGKARRPLKDGEEQVMKKRKRKEGSSAEEKKPRKTKVPKQGASGLSVHRPEKKKRKKLMKDSLCLAAMLRRFTREKEELRKKISGGGGGGGGALPAGGGAAANAPRANHALHNSQLHPHAHPHPHPHPAGNDMAMADLSDPAVLSLLGSTSESELQDLLEDLDFSLLDSASLSCGPAQRENGLLGAGPLAGPRAGPGALGRGAGPLGAAAGLLTPPPPLPDGLPPPLTKRIEDLRAASRQFDQEGRKKFFTLDMNNILLDIELQVQEQPAAVRSAVYSHLEAFVPCNKEALLKRLKKLSLNIQDDRLRTPLLKLKLAVCSVMPEQIARYNMDCIAKAAKQQSEEGEKNGSEEEDEEKPGKRVMGPRKKFVWDDRLRTLLCNLVRVKLGCYALEAQCSLSAEDYLKAFMENEVKPLWPKGWMQARMLFKESRSVHSHMTGNLAKKKIVPTQKAKAKEGAWVQMSTPTSSAAATPSPAPAPAVRRPLPSSPSETICLSDSLDDDLMAPSLDSISHALALLGSAAKDLVQSDGPPSPPGPHAHRPGGSAPASLATPHYASLLSHPLLGKKEAPAMSSGGVGVATTSPSPSSSSSSSSARSEGLGGAKAAGSLVQAHRLALSSAHRPGVSAINRLSLPNSPSPPKPRPPPTASPLLPPQQKSFCSPGVKAGGAAPPSGLVKGGGKAGAANCSNSGVLSMSAQSRMNSHTPQLNPKSPQTPRLPHSPSPGPSASHLQSKPHQHHQSNFITPMQATLTKSSHSNNPPIIKLTPRPPAPTPPPSSSPSPSPSASPSLPPHSRPQPIQNAHQYSPKNPGFRPPFSVPGGAAKAGQGSYSPAGGQKSSPHSSTSASPTSTASVSSRPVSSPSPSSSSAGHGQRQRPAGGASQGAKTVASRAPVASVHSSPLSQVSSPGSNLLGPAPPSLPLGFGMLGGLVPVSLPFQFPSLLNFSPSGVPGGSGLGAAASNNSGYSLAHDATQSQGGDVKRKSH
- the ubn2a gene encoding ubinuclein-2a isoform X1 is translated as MAEPRKVPFVTLSAFAAGPASEPRKCRHEDEAGINLEESTAVGTTPTGAGDGGLFGKASDGDNGEPRGITVRLNLCLSEPSDQASAEFNYSELVQSIQVKKAPPQALTPACDPNDPFADEEKERQEVEALAKKFESKYGNSGKKKRKDRMQDLIDIGFGYDESDPFIDNSEAYDELVPASLTTKLGGFYINTGTLQFRAASESEGEDGGKDGKARRPLKDGEEQVMKKRKRKEGSSAEEKKPRKTKVPKQGASGLSVHRPEKKKRKKLMKDSLCLAAMLRRFTREKEELRKKISGGGGGGGGALPAGGGAAANAPRANHALHNSQLHPHAHPHPHPHPAGNDMAMADLSDPAVLSLLGSTSESELQDLLEDLDFSLLDSASLSCGPAQRENGLLGAGPLAGPRAGPGALGRGAGPLGAAAGLLTPPPPLPDGLPPPLTKRIEDLRAASRQFDQEGRKKFFTLDMNNILLDIELQVQEQPAAVRSAVYSHLEAFVPCNKEALLKRLKKLSLNIQDDRLRTPLLKLKLAVCSVMPEQIARYNMDCIAKAAKQQSEEGEKNGSEEEDEEKPGKRVMGPRKKFVWDDRLRTLLCNLVRVKLGCYALEAQCSLSAEDYLKAFMENEVKPLWPKGWMQARMLFKESRSVHSHMTGNLAKKKIVPTQKAKAKEGAWVQMSTPTSSAAATPSPAPAPAVRRPLPSSPSETICLSDSLDDDLMAPSLDSISHALALLGSAAKDLVQSDGPPSPPGPHAHRPGGSAPASLATPHYASLLSHPLLGKKEAPAMSSGGVGVATTSPSPSSSSSSSSARSEGLGGAKAAGSLVQAHRLALSSAHRPGVSAINRLSLPNSPSPPKPRPPPTASPLLPPQQKSFCSPGVKAGGAAPPSGLVKGGGKAGAANCSNSGVLSMSAQSRMNSHTPQLNPKSPQTPRLPHSPSPGPSASHLQSKPHQHHQSNFITPMQATLTKSSHSNNPPIIKLTPRPPAPTPPPSSSPSPSPSASPSLPPHSRPQPIQNAHQYSPKNPGFRPPFSVPGGAAKAGQGSYSPAGGQKSSPHSSTSASPTSTASVSSRPVSSPSPSSSSAGHGQRQRPAGGASQGAKTVASRAPVASVHSSPLSQVSSPGSNLLGPAPPSLPLGFGMLGGLVPVSLPFQFPSLLNFSPSGVPGGSGLGAAASNNSGYSLAHDLLKSLQSGSQAALPPHLQLAFSDATQSQGGDVKRKSH